In one Thermodesulfobium acidiphilum genomic region, the following are encoded:
- a CDS encoding DNA-directed RNA polymerase subunit beta, producing MRDVLVKPRIKFMGESLDEKQKIEAPIPNLLDLQKKSYEKFLYQGIGEELSSYFPIVDAGDRFELSFVSYRLEEPKFSEEEVRIKDKTYEAQIKVKLRLLDKQSQEVVESEVLLGEIPIMTKRATFIVNGSERVIVNQLTRSPGVYFKEDKDLMDRKTFVGTVIPVKGNWINFEAPSNGTVWIRIEKSRKLPVSTFLKACGIEQSRIEEALVDEKFRKATFAQDNTQNREEALQEFYKKIRPGEAPNPEAAKGIINSRFFDKKRFDLGMVGRLKINEKLGLNGIVPLDYLVLHREDMLAIVKYLVNLHYGDGTLDDIDHLENRRVRLVGELVRQKFREGLYRMEHVIHERMSLYKGTTKLKISNIINSGPLTVALREFFCTGQLSQYMDQTNPLAELTHKRRISVLGPGGLTRERAGFEVRDIHPSYYGRFCPIETPEGPNVGLISSPTIYAVVNDYGFLETPYRKVKNGKLTDIIESFTASKERNVYIASADVKVENKKIVGDTVVARYNGEFQQVAPDKIDYIGVSPKQMLSLSSSLIPFVEHNDANRALMGCNMQRQAVPLVIEEAPWVGTGMEMVAAIDSGMVHIAEKDGIVRSAAGGKIVIDFSDGTSKEYKLMKFVRTNNATCFNQKALVRAGDRVKKGQVLTSGCATDSGELALGRNVLVAFMPFGGYNFEDAILISNRLVREDVFTSIHIESYEVEARSTKLGDEEITREIPNVSEEARRNLDEQGIVVIGTEVEAGDYLVGKLTPKGDVEPPSEERLLRAIFGDKLKDMRDTSLKLPHGEKGKVIDVKVFSRNNGDDLPPGVITKVRVTVAQLRKISVGDKMTGRHGNKGVISKILPEADMPYLPDGTPVDIVLNPLGVPSRMNVGQIFEVLLGLAAGVLNNFGKDKNIKYKFEATPFDESFGERASERFVEEYLEKAREIKPFIGKNGKVTLYDGKTGDPFLSPVTVGYMYLLKLVHLVDDKIHARSTGPYSLITQQPLGGKAQFGGQRFGEMEVWALEAYGAANVLQEILTIKSDDITGRTKAMEAIIKGKNLGTPGLPESFKVLVRELQGLALDITLIHQDGSQIDLEHIDEDDNSVLPLLKSVDVED from the coding sequence ATGAGAGATGTATTGGTTAAACCCCGTATTAAATTTATGGGTGAAAGTTTGGATGAAAAACAAAAGATCGAGGCGCCTATACCAAATCTTTTGGATTTGCAAAAAAAATCTTATGAAAAGTTCCTTTATCAGGGAATCGGAGAGGAGTTAAGCTCTTATTTCCCGATTGTTGATGCGGGCGATAGGTTTGAATTATCTTTTGTTTCATATCGTTTAGAAGAACCAAAATTTTCTGAAGAAGAAGTAAGAATCAAGGATAAGACTTATGAGGCCCAGATAAAGGTTAAATTAAGACTACTTGATAAACAAAGCCAAGAAGTTGTAGAGTCTGAAGTTTTGTTAGGAGAAATACCTATTATGACAAAACGAGCGACCTTTATTGTAAATGGTTCAGAAAGAGTTATAGTTAATCAACTTACAAGGTCGCCTGGTGTTTATTTCAAAGAAGATAAAGATCTTATGGATCGAAAGACATTTGTTGGAACAGTAATACCTGTGAAGGGGAATTGGATAAATTTTGAAGCTCCTTCAAATGGTACTGTCTGGATTAGAATCGAGAAGTCGAGAAAATTACCTGTATCTACCTTTCTTAAAGCCTGTGGAATTGAACAGTCGAGAATCGAAGAGGCTTTAGTGGATGAAAAGTTTAGAAAAGCAACTTTTGCGCAGGATAATACTCAAAATAGAGAAGAGGCTCTTCAAGAATTTTATAAAAAAATAAGGCCGGGAGAGGCTCCAAATCCTGAGGCAGCTAAAGGAATTATCAATAGTAGGTTTTTTGACAAAAAGAGATTCGATCTAGGTATGGTTGGCCGTCTAAAAATAAACGAAAAGTTAGGTTTAAATGGTATTGTACCACTTGATTATCTGGTTCTTCACAGAGAAGATATGCTTGCAATTGTTAAGTATCTTGTAAATCTTCATTATGGGGATGGTACTCTTGACGACATCGATCATCTAGAAAATAGAAGAGTAAGATTGGTGGGAGAACTTGTAAGACAAAAGTTTAGAGAAGGTTTGTATAGGATGGAACATGTAATTCATGAGAGGATGTCTTTATATAAAGGTACTACAAAACTTAAGATTAGTAACATTATAAATAGTGGCCCCCTTACTGTGGCTTTGCGTGAATTTTTCTGCACTGGTCAATTGTCTCAGTATATGGATCAAACTAATCCTCTTGCTGAATTAACTCACAAGAGAAGGATCTCTGTCCTTGGTCCTGGTGGGTTAACAAGAGAGAGAGCTGGATTTGAGGTAAGAGATATTCATCCCTCTTATTATGGCAGATTTTGTCCTATTGAAACTCCTGAAGGTCCAAATGTTGGATTGATTAGTTCACCAACTATTTATGCTGTTGTGAATGATTATGGTTTTTTGGAGACTCCTTACAGAAAGGTTAAAAACGGAAAACTGACTGATATTATTGAAAGCTTTACGGCTAGTAAAGAGAGAAACGTTTATATTGCGTCTGCAGATGTAAAAGTTGAAAACAAGAAGATTGTTGGAGACACTGTTGTAGCAAGATATAATGGAGAATTTCAACAAGTTGCACCTGATAAAATTGATTATATTGGTGTTTCTCCGAAGCAAATGCTTAGTTTGAGCTCTTCTTTAATCCCTTTTGTAGAACACAATGATGCAAACCGTGCGTTGATGGGTTGTAATATGCAGCGTCAGGCCGTGCCTCTTGTTATAGAAGAAGCGCCATGGGTTGGTACTGGTATGGAAATGGTTGCTGCTATTGATTCGGGTATGGTTCATATAGCTGAAAAGGATGGAATTGTTAGGAGCGCTGCTGGAGGAAAAATAGTTATTGATTTTAGTGATGGAACTTCAAAGGAATATAAATTAATGAAATTTGTTAGGACAAATAATGCAACGTGTTTTAACCAAAAGGCTTTAGTAAGAGCAGGTGACAGAGTCAAGAAAGGACAAGTTCTTACATCCGGTTGTGCAACTGATAGCGGAGAACTGGCCCTAGGTAGAAATGTATTAGTTGCCTTTATGCCATTTGGTGGTTACAACTTTGAAGATGCAATACTAATTAGCAATAGGCTTGTGAGAGAAGATGTATTTACGTCCATTCACATTGAAAGTTATGAAGTTGAAGCAAGGTCTACTAAATTGGGAGATGAAGAGATAACGAGAGAGATTCCTAATGTTTCAGAAGAAGCAAGAAGAAACCTTGATGAACAGGGTATTGTTGTAATTGGGACTGAAGTAGAAGCTGGAGATTATTTAGTAGGTAAGCTTACTCCTAAAGGAGATGTAGAACCACCATCAGAAGAAAGGTTATTGAGAGCAATATTTGGTGATAAATTGAAGGATATGAGAGATACTTCTCTCAAGTTACCCCATGGAGAAAAGGGTAAGGTTATCGATGTGAAAGTTTTTTCTAGAAATAACGGAGACGATCTTCCACCTGGGGTGATTACAAAAGTGAGAGTTACAGTGGCTCAATTAAGAAAGATTTCTGTTGGAGATAAGATGACAGGTAGGCACGGAAATAAAGGGGTAATATCTAAAATTTTACCAGAAGCTGATATGCCATATTTACCCGATGGGACACCTGTAGATATTGTTTTGAATCCTTTGGGCGTTCCATCAAGAATGAACGTTGGGCAGATTTTTGAAGTACTTCTAGGCCTTGCGGCAGGGGTTCTTAACAACTTTGGCAAGGATAAAAACATAAAATATAAGTTTGAGGCAACCCCTTTTGACGAATCGTTTGGTGAAAGGGCATCCGAAAGATTTGTTGAAGAATATTTAGAAAAAGCAAGAGAAATTAAACCATTTATTGGAAAAAATGGGAAAGTTACTCTTTATGATGGGAAAACTGGCGATCCCTTTTTATCTCCTGTAACCGTAGGTTATATGTACCTCTTAAAACTTGTACACCTTGTTGATGATAAAATCCACGCAAGGTCAACCGGTCCTTATTCTCTGATCACTCAACAACCACTTGGAGGCAAGGCTCAGTTCGGTGGTCAAAGGTTTGGAGAAATGGAAGTTTGGGCTTTAGAGGCATATGGTGCTGCAAACGTGTTGCAAGAGATATTGACTATAAAATCTGATGACATTACTGGTAGAACAAAGGCTATGGAGGCGATAATCAAAGGTAAAAACCTTGGAACTCCGGGGTTACCTGAATCATTTAAAGTATTAGTTAGAGAACTTCAAGGATTGGCGCTTGATATTACTCTAATACATCAAGACGGAAGTCAAATTGATTTGGAGCACATAGATGAAGATGATAATAGCGTATTGCCACTTTTGAAGTCGGTAGACGTTGAGGATTAG
- a CDS encoding Sec-independent protein translocase subunit TatA/TatB, with the protein MISWQQTGMIIAILLIVLGPKKLPKVTKEIGKTLGSFRKETQQIKDQVDITKQIK; encoded by the coding sequence ATGATAAGCTGGCAACAAACTGGGATGATAATAGCAATTCTTTTGATCGTTCTTGGTCCTAAAAAACTTCCCAAAGTTACAAAAGAAATTGGAAAAACTCTTGGAAGCTTTAGAAAGGAAACCCAACAGATCAAAGATCAAGTAGATATAACCAAACAAATTAAATAA
- a CDS encoding serpin family protein, whose protein sequence is MLIFLNVLFFMLIVIPGAFADDSQLIKGNINFAIKLMNEVRNHEFDNNVIFSPIGLGQSLSVLSNGAVGHTFDELNLIQGFDGYNESDINYFWKNTVSPTPYTYDKKMFVFTRSSLWVQNGFTFDPKFMATINSFYPGFDLTYINFSDKYTPSAINDWVKTSTNHQVTSIVNKKDVSKDAMMYLINITYAKLAWKNEFPKNLTKKGTFYLSNGQSAKALYMKTTGNFDYYENDIFQAVKVNLADPDLEAVFFLPKETKTLMNIYRNMNGENYFNWSKQFKKRLLMVEIPKMDLEYKTSFIPEFKEIGVGDPFDQSYADFRKMFKIANFSFVSNEISDSFLKVDEYGLNKTIFDKNVKDVISFDHPFVMVIANKTTNAWLLIASIENPHPDEWFEIF, encoded by the coding sequence GTGTTAATTTTTTTAAATGTATTGTTTTTTATGCTAATCGTTATCCCTGGTGCTTTTGCAGATGATAGCCAGTTAATTAAGGGAAATATAAATTTTGCGATTAAGTTAATGAACGAGGTAAGAAATCATGAATTTGACAATAACGTAATCTTTTCTCCAATAGGATTGGGTCAGTCGTTAAGTGTTCTTTCTAATGGTGCTGTGGGCCATACATTTGATGAATTAAATCTTATTCAGGGATTTGATGGTTATAACGAATCAGATATAAATTATTTTTGGAAAAATACTGTAAGCCCAACTCCTTATACCTACGATAAAAAAATGTTTGTTTTTACGAGGTCATCACTTTGGGTTCAAAATGGATTTACATTTGATCCCAAATTTATGGCTACAATCAATTCTTTTTATCCTGGATTTGATTTGACCTATATAAATTTTTCTGATAAATATACTCCTTCTGCTATAAACGATTGGGTTAAAACGAGTACAAATCATCAGGTTACGAGTATAGTTAACAAAAAGGATGTTAGCAAGGACGCGATGATGTATTTGATAAATATTACCTATGCAAAGCTTGCATGGAAAAACGAATTTCCAAAAAATCTAACAAAAAAAGGTACCTTTTATCTTTCGAATGGTCAGAGTGCTAAAGCTTTATATATGAAAACTACTGGTAATTTCGATTATTATGAGAACGATATTTTCCAGGCAGTTAAAGTTAATCTGGCTGACCCAGATCTAGAAGCGGTATTTTTCTTGCCAAAAGAGACTAAAACCCTTATGAATATCTATAGAAATATGAATGGTGAAAATTATTTTAATTGGTCCAAACAATTTAAGAAGAGGCTTTTGATGGTTGAAATTCCAAAAATGGATCTTGAATACAAAACTTCTTTTATACCTGAATTTAAGGAAATAGGAGTTGGAGATCCTTTTGACCAAAGCTATGCTGATTTTAGAAAAATGTTTAAGATTGCAAACTTTTCTTTTGTTTCAAACGAGATCTCTGATAGTTTTTTGAAGGTTGATGAATACGGGTTAAATAAAACTATCTTTGATAAAAATGTCAAGGATGTTATAAGTTTTGATCATCCGTTTGTAATGGTTATAGCTAACAAAACAACTAATGCATGGTTGCTAATAGCTTCAATAGAGAATCCTCATCCCGATGAATGGTTTGAAATTTTTTAG
- a CDS encoding MORN repeat-containing protein, with the protein MGIFDSITRVFNKKKEKIEDSKKVDPWKYFEDGSKYKGDLLNSVPHGFGILIEPNGNKYEGEFKNGKKHGKGKAFYEGEGIYEGEFKEGVREGFGVFIFLETNPLSGVRLEGQWKDDELIQGKEIWPDGRMYEGSWRHGKKFGKGIFKWPNGSVYEGEYKDDQFCGRGIYIWPNGDRYEGEWKENKWEGWGIFISANGDRYEGYFKDGMKNGFGTMYYHNSTKYEGLWKNDLYEGRGKFYYKNGDKYEGEWKEGKKCGSGKIFYSSGIIFEGQFVNDKITGKGFIYFDGKAYEVEYINSRFVGERVIFWPDGRKYFGDIKDNFMHGKGIFWWPNNSRFVGEFKDDQFFGKGKLILSDGLECDGEWRDGKFYSVIVLKNLDGRKYEGVFEDGEFKGSGVLTWPNGDRYEGECKDGKRHGKGKFISTKGDIYDGEWKFDKRHGYGEFFAANKNHYVGEWDSDFWEGKGVLEHANGDRYEGEWSKSKRHGFGTMYYADGRVEKGYWFDGVFKGPKKY; encoded by the coding sequence TTGGGCATTTTTGATTCAATTACTAGAGTTTTTAATAAAAAGAAAGAAAAAATTGAAGATTCAAAAAAGGTAGATCCCTGGAAATATTTTGAGGACGGTTCAAAATACAAGGGAGATCTTTTAAACTCCGTTCCACATGGCTTTGGAATACTGATAGAACCTAATGGCAATAAATATGAGGGTGAGTTTAAGAATGGGAAAAAACATGGTAAAGGGAAGGCTTTTTATGAGGGAGAAGGAATATATGAAGGAGAATTCAAAGAGGGAGTAAGGGAGGGGTTCGGAGTTTTTATATTTTTAGAAACAAATCCATTATCAGGTGTTAGATTAGAGGGACAATGGAAAGATGATGAATTAATTCAGGGCAAAGAAATCTGGCCTGATGGAAGGATGTACGAAGGATCTTGGAGGCATGGCAAAAAATTTGGTAAGGGAATTTTTAAATGGCCTAATGGTAGTGTATACGAAGGGGAATATAAAGACGATCAATTTTGTGGAAGAGGGATTTACATTTGGCCCAATGGCGATAGATATGAGGGGGAATGGAAAGAAAATAAATGGGAAGGGTGGGGAATTTTTATATCAGCTAATGGCGATAGATATGAAGGGTATTTTAAAGATGGAATGAAGAATGGTTTTGGGACAATGTATTATCATAATTCAACAAAATACGAAGGTTTGTGGAAAAATGATTTGTATGAAGGTAGGGGTAAATTCTATTACAAAAATGGTGATAAATATGAGGGAGAATGGAAAGAGGGGAAAAAATGCGGCTCAGGAAAAATATTTTATTCAAGCGGTATAATTTTTGAAGGGCAATTTGTTAATGACAAAATAACTGGAAAAGGCTTTATTTACTTTGATGGGAAAGCATATGAAGTTGAATATATAAATAGTAGGTTTGTTGGTGAAAGGGTAATTTTTTGGCCTGATGGTAGAAAATATTTTGGTGATATTAAGGATAACTTCATGCATGGTAAGGGTATTTTTTGGTGGCCAAACAATAGTAGATTTGTTGGAGAATTTAAAGATGATCAATTTTTTGGCAAGGGTAAACTGATATTGTCTGACGGTCTTGAATGTGATGGAGAGTGGAGGGATGGAAAATTTTATAGTGTAATAGTTTTAAAAAATTTAGATGGTAGAAAATATGAAGGTGTTTTTGAAGACGGAGAATTTAAGGGTAGCGGGGTTTTGACCTGGCCAAACGGAGACAGATACGAAGGAGAGTGCAAAGATGGTAAAAGGCATGGCAAGGGTAAATTCATATCAACTAAGGGGGATATATATGATGGAGAGTGGAAGTTTGATAAAAGACACGGATATGGAGAGTTTTTTGCAGCGAATAAAAATCACTATGTTGGAGAATGGGATTCTGATTTTTGGGAGGGAAAAGGGGTTTTAGAACATGCTAATGGTGATAGATACGAGGGGGAATGGAGTAAGTCAAAGAGGCATGGTTTTGGGACAATGTATTATGCTGATGGTAGAGTTGAAAAAGGATACTGGTTTGATGGTGTTTTTAAAGGGCCAAAGAAATACTAG
- a CDS encoding tetratricopeptide repeat protein → MIILLLVLFIFITAAASWAAGFDDTYKKAEEKLKNNDALGCSIELTKALLQMDKNNPLRYKFLTLRGECFYVDGDLTEASKDFNEAIVLNPDNSEAYYGLAKVNEETGNIDTAINFYTRAIEINNDVSKFYFGRAIDYYLEKKYDESLEDVGNAIKLEPKTEYFLFKASLEQGNGKIDDALSTINNAYTLYPNSLQVLEFKSSLELEKEDYKDALLDVNKALDINNKKPDLFFLKGTILYNLSDFQGSLEALNFTISLDPNQSDYYAMRAKIEDSLKQPKRALDDIETALSISQNKYYYFQKAYYEYELNKYKDAKKDIDAALLLDPENRFFKNLQEAINKKL, encoded by the coding sequence TTGATAATTTTACTATTAGTATTGTTTATATTTATTACTGCTGCAGCAAGCTGGGCTGCTGGCTTTGACGATACATATAAAAAAGCGGAAGAAAAGCTGAAGAATAATGATGCATTGGGCTGCTCGATTGAACTTACTAAAGCTCTTTTGCAAATGGATAAAAACAATCCGCTACGCTATAAATTTCTTACATTGAGGGGGGAATGTTTTTACGTTGACGGTGACTTAACTGAGGCATCGAAAGATTTTAATGAAGCTATTGTGTTAAATCCTGATAATAGTGAAGCTTATTATGGTTTAGCAAAAGTTAATGAGGAAACAGGAAATATTGATACAGCTATTAACTTTTACACTAGGGCGATTGAGATAAATAATGATGTTTCAAAATTCTATTTTGGTAGAGCGATTGATTATTATTTAGAAAAAAAGTATGATGAGTCATTAGAAGATGTTGGTAACGCGATTAAATTAGAGCCGAAGACTGAATATTTTTTGTTCAAAGCTTCCTTAGAACAGGGTAATGGTAAAATTGATGACGCACTATCTACCATTAATAATGCTTATACGTTATATCCGAATTCGCTGCAAGTACTTGAATTCAAATCAAGCCTTGAGCTGGAAAAAGAGGACTATAAGGACGCTTTATTGGATGTGAACAAAGCATTAGATATCAATAACAAAAAGCCTGATCTCTTCTTTCTTAAAGGGACTATTCTTTATAACTTAAGTGATTTTCAGGGTTCGCTCGAGGCTTTAAACTTTACAATATCTTTGGATCCTAACCAGAGTGATTACTATGCGATGAGGGCAAAAATTGAAGATTCATTGAAACAACCAAAAAGGGCTCTCGATGATATTGAAACTGCATTATCTATTTCACAAAACAAATATTATTATTTTCAAAAAGCATATTATGAATATGAATTAAATAAATATAAAGATGCAAAAAAAGATATTGATGCTGCTCTTTTGTTAGATCCAGAAAATCGATTTTTTAAAAATTTGCAAGAGGCAATTAATAAAAAATTATAG
- a CDS encoding mechanosensitive ion channel family protein — translation MPATSIISNVIFVAVIFLGILVILEGIGISDVPIITTFGVGGLAVSLALQDTLSNFFSGIHILASKKIQPGNTIILENGQRGKVTDINWRNTTLLTPDNNMIIIPNSKIATSIITNYSFPEENFSVSLQIGISYDSDLEEIEIKTINFLKNFVQNTPGCVKGVEPILRYQKFDNSCITFSIYIRVQSYSDQFIVLHELIKSIHKFYNENNIEIPYPIQNIILKKSKKFNNSL, via the coding sequence TTGCCTGCTACCAGCATTATATCGAACGTAATATTTGTAGCTGTCATATTCTTGGGCATATTAGTAATCCTTGAAGGAATTGGAATTTCAGATGTACCCATCATCACAACTTTTGGAGTGGGTGGCTTAGCCGTCTCTCTTGCGCTTCAAGATACTTTGTCTAATTTTTTTTCAGGCATTCACATACTGGCATCGAAAAAGATTCAACCAGGAAACACAATAATTCTTGAAAATGGGCAAAGAGGTAAAGTTACGGATATAAACTGGAGAAATACCACTCTTCTAACTCCAGACAACAATATGATAATAATACCAAATTCGAAAATTGCTACTTCCATAATTACCAACTATTCTTTTCCAGAAGAAAATTTTAGCGTTAGTTTGCAGATTGGCATTTCATATGACAGCGATCTTGAAGAAATAGAAATAAAAACAATAAATTTTTTAAAAAACTTTGTTCAAAATACACCCGGGTGTGTAAAGGGTGTAGAACCAATACTAAGGTATCAAAAATTTGACAATTCTTGCATTACTTTTTCTATCTATATTAGAGTACAATCTTACTCGGACCAGTTTATAGTACTGCATGAACTAATAAAGTCAATTCATAAATTTTATAATGAAAATAATATAGAAATACCATATCCGATCCAAAATATTATTTTAAAAAAATCTAAAAAATTTAATAATTCTCTTTAA
- a CDS encoding efflux RND transporter periplasmic adaptor subunit has protein sequence MNKIDIKRKLPKTRKGKIILTISIIVFIALFFFVKKEIEVMLTPPAKPYSVVVNVAVVKSGILKASQKYLGDFRPENDAIITARVSAKLDYIASEGTPVKIGQVVAKLDSKDIQSNIQSLVYNKRSLESTLSGAYSEIEAANTQLANAKNNLERYQYLYKVEAVPKVELETMENNYKAAEANQKTAISHLQSIQESIKSVDSQIASLEDSLTYSVITSPFNGLVVKKYFNEGDTVVQGKPILEITGGKNSLVYVSVPVEISSKVKVGDIETIAYNGKTAQAVVDAVLSSSDNNLNMIKLKLNSNPFNLPAHTMIDTYIYTGSAKGFIVPNNSIVKSKGKTYVIVVGKDNRAKFVEVNILAQNDKESCVSGALTDNSEVVTGEDSLLLRIYENQPLEVVKE, from the coding sequence ATGAACAAAATTGATATCAAAAGAAAACTTCCAAAAACCAGAAAAGGAAAGATCATTCTTACCATCTCAATTATCGTATTTATAGCCTTATTTTTCTTTGTAAAGAAAGAAATAGAGGTTATGCTCACCCCTCCTGCAAAACCATATTCTGTTGTTGTGAATGTAGCCGTAGTAAAATCTGGCATTCTCAAGGCTTCTCAAAAGTATCTTGGCGATTTCAGACCAGAAAACGATGCCATTATTACTGCTAGAGTAAGTGCGAAGCTTGATTATATAGCAAGTGAGGGCACCCCAGTAAAAATTGGGCAGGTTGTTGCAAAACTCGACTCTAAGGATATTCAATCAAATATCCAATCCCTTGTATACAACAAGAGATCTCTTGAAAGCACGCTAAGCGGTGCATACTCTGAAATAGAAGCTGCGAATACCCAGCTTGCGAATGCAAAGAACAATCTTGAAAGATATCAATATTTATATAAAGTAGAAGCGGTCCCAAAAGTAGAGCTTGAAACAATGGAAAACAACTATAAAGCAGCTGAAGCCAATCAAAAAACAGCAATAAGTCATCTTCAAAGTATTCAGGAAAGCATAAAAAGCGTAGATTCCCAGATTGCATCTCTTGAGGATTCCCTTACTTATAGCGTAATAACATCTCCATTTAATGGACTTGTTGTAAAAAAATATTTTAATGAGGGTGATACTGTAGTGCAAGGGAAGCCCATATTAGAAATTACAGGAGGCAAAAATTCGCTTGTCTACGTGAGCGTTCCTGTTGAAATCTCGAGCAAAGTTAAAGTTGGTGATATTGAAACCATTGCTTACAATGGCAAAACTGCTCAAGCAGTAGTAGATGCAGTGCTCTCAAGTTCTGATAATAATTTAAATATGATAAAACTCAAACTTAACTCCAATCCTTTTAATCTTCCAGCACACACAATGATAGACACATACATTTATACTGGAAGTGCTAAAGGCTTTATAGTGCCAAATAACTCTATAGTAAAGTCAAAGGGTAAAACATATGTAATTGTTGTAGGAAAAGATAATAGAGCAAAATTTGTTGAAGTAAACATACTTGCCCAAAATGATAAAGAGAGTTGTGTTAGTGGTGCTCTTACAGATAACTCAGAAGTAGTTACGGGAGAAGATTCACTCCTTTTGAGAATATATGAAAATCAACCTCTCGAAGTGGTAAAAGAGTAG